The following proteins are co-located in the Peromyscus maniculatus bairdii isolate BWxNUB_F1_BW_parent chromosome 23, HU_Pman_BW_mat_3.1, whole genome shotgun sequence genome:
- the LOC121820881 gene encoding disks large homolog 5-like — MIFLAYAIYLYKFTCVCIPTGTARKASPTPFFLTEQEHQLNHVEKLKLQLQMMTNDRNELREYLAHYNNELNNRLNSDHEMQNTEHKMDMADVMKLPKEISEALYKCTELSEKTKISRTLYSQHLSEQTQLKEKVRMLLEDKKKLQEEQILLQESCVEAKRLCEEAHGKMYDLWTRQLRVG; from the exons ATGATCTTCTTAGCTTATGCCATTTATCTGTACAAATTCACATGTGTTTGTATACCTACAGGGACTGCTAGGAAGGCATCacccacacccttcttcctcactgagcaggagcaccAGCTGAACCAcgtggaaaaactgaaacttcagctacagatgatgaccaatgacaggaatgaactgcgtgaatacctggcccattacaacaatgagttgaacaacag gctgaattctgatcatgagatgcagaacacagagcataagaTGGATATGGCAGATGTGATGAAATTACCCAAGGAAattagtgaggccttgtacaagtgtacagagctgagtgagaagaccaaaATCTCCCG caccctctacagtcagcacctgagtgaacagactcagctgaaagaaaaagtgagaatgttgctagaagacaagaaaaagctgcaggaggagcagattttactacaagagtcctgtgtggaggcaaagaggctctgtgaggaggcccatgggaagatgtatgacctctggacaaggcagctgcGGGTAGGTTGA